A window of the Blattabacterium cuenoti genome harbors these coding sequences:
- a CDS encoding acetyl-CoA carboxylase carboxyltransferase subunit alpha, whose product MEYLDFEKPIQEIQDQYVNCVLIEKKSGINMKEVCNQLQFKLEKTIKKLHSNLTPWQRVQLSRHPNRPYTLDYIHSITRKGSFIELHGDRHFGDDKAVVGGFGKIEDHTFMFIGTQKGKNTKERQYRRFGMPNPEGYRKALRLMKLAEKFEKPVVTFIDTPGAFPGIEAETRGQGEAIGKNIYEMMCLKVPIIVLIIGEGASGGALGIGIGDKVSMMENSWFSVISPESCSTILWGNRDNKEKSAEALKLTAENMHKLNLIDDVIKEPLGGAHFCPEKAYKLVKKQIIKHHNKLSEINIESLIQKRKNKYISIGFFDE is encoded by the coding sequence ATGGAATATTTAGATTTTGAAAAACCGATACAAGAAATTCAGGATCAATATGTAAACTGTGTATTAATAGAAAAAAAAAGTGGAATCAACATGAAAGAAGTTTGCAATCAACTGCAATTCAAACTGGAAAAAACCATTAAAAAATTACACAGTAATTTGACTCCATGGCAAAGAGTACAATTATCTAGACATCCAAATAGACCTTATACTTTAGATTACATACATTCTATAACAAGAAAAGGTTCTTTTATAGAATTACATGGCGATCGTCATTTTGGGGACGATAAAGCTGTAGTAGGAGGTTTTGGAAAAATAGAAGATCATACTTTTATGTTTATCGGAACTCAAAAAGGAAAAAATACTAAAGAAAGACAGTACAGAAGATTTGGAATGCCTAATCCAGAAGGATATAGAAAAGCTTTGCGTCTTATGAAATTAGCAGAAAAATTTGAAAAACCTGTTGTAACTTTCATTGATACACCAGGAGCTTTTCCTGGTATTGAAGCAGAAACAAGAGGGCAAGGAGAAGCTATTGGTAAAAATATTTATGAAATGATGTGTTTAAAAGTTCCTATTATTGTTTTAATTATAGGAGAGGGAGCTAGTGGGGGAGCTTTAGGTATCGGAATAGGAGATAAAGTTTCAATGATGGAAAATTCCTGGTTTTCCGTTATTTCTCCAGAAAGTTGTTCTACAATACTTTGGGGAAATCGGGATAATAAAGAAAAATCAGCAGAAGCATTGAAATTAACCGCAGAAAATATGCATAAATTAAATCTTATAGATGATGTAATCAAAGAACCTTTAGGGGGGGCTCATTTTTGTCCTGAAAAAGCTTATAAACTTGTAAAAAAACAAATTATTAAACATCATAATAAATTATCTGAAATTAATATAGAATCCCTGATTCAAAAAAGAAAAAATAAGTATATTTCTATTGGTTTTTTTGATGAATAA